The following proteins are co-located in the Streptomyces bottropensis ATCC 25435 genome:
- a CDS encoding FBP domain-containing protein, translating to MKPLTEQDIRGSFVNCSKGEAKRISLPRDLERRPWDDLDFLGWRDPGAPDRSYLVTERAGRPAGVTLRFPAARRGFLHRSMCSLCLTTHRGGGVSLMTARKAGTAGREGNSVGLYMCADLACSLYVRGRKALDTGSRFEESLTVEEQIARTVGNLSTFLDKLYD from the coding sequence ATGAAGCCCCTCACCGAGCAGGACATCCGCGGCTCGTTCGTGAACTGTTCCAAGGGCGAGGCGAAGCGGATCTCCCTGCCCCGTGATCTGGAGCGGCGGCCCTGGGACGATCTGGACTTCCTCGGCTGGCGGGACCCGGGCGCGCCCGATCGGAGCTATCTCGTGACCGAGCGGGCGGGGCGGCCTGCGGGTGTCACGCTGCGTTTCCCGGCGGCGCGGCGGGGCTTCCTTCATCGGAGCATGTGTTCGTTGTGTCTGACGACCCACCGGGGTGGCGGGGTCTCGCTGATGACGGCGCGGAAGGCCGGCACGGCCGGGCGCGAGGGGAACTCCGTGGGGCTGTACATGTGCGCCGACCTGGCGTGTTCGCTGTACGTGCGGGGCAGGAAGGCGCTCGACACGGGGAGCCGCTTCGAGGAGAGCCTCACCGTGGAGGAGCAGATCGCCCGGACGGTGGGCAATCTGTCAACGTTCCTGGACAAGCTGTACGACTGA
- a CDS encoding FUSC family protein: protein MRDVRDVWDLIGTRVAQWRQDPVVVQSVRSAAAASVAYVVALQLTSEPAPLTAPLTALLVVQVTLYSTLTTGIRRVNSVVAGVVIAIGFSILVGLTWWSLALIILASLAVGHLVRVSEFVPEVAISAMLVLGVTRVGDTAWARVMETLIGAVVGLAFNLLLAPPVWVEAAGESIEDLARRMRQLMIRVGEEAAGRTPAEAAAARLHEARELDFDIVEVDAALQQAEDSLKLNPRVREGLLHRVVLRTGLDTLEICTVVLRVLARTLTDLAKEREPEPLFVPQVGAAVERLLAEIGDAVVSFAVLVTTDVSRSAESAEDRLTAELSAAAATRDKLAQLLLEEVQRDAAQWQLHGAVLTEVNRILDELDTEHRSKRLLEELDRCTREQRERSPRLTRLRDRVRIPRPLRRNRSGLAGRTTGRTG, encoded by the coding sequence ATGCGAGACGTACGTGATGTGTGGGACCTGATCGGCACGAGGGTCGCCCAATGGCGGCAGGACCCGGTGGTCGTGCAGTCGGTGCGGTCGGCGGCGGCCGCCTCGGTGGCCTATGTGGTGGCCTTGCAGCTCACCTCGGAGCCGGCGCCCCTGACGGCTCCGCTCACCGCCCTCCTCGTCGTACAGGTGACCCTCTACTCCACCCTCACCACGGGCATCCGGCGGGTGAACTCGGTGGTCGCCGGCGTCGTCATCGCCATCGGCTTCAGCATCCTGGTGGGCCTCACCTGGTGGAGCCTCGCCCTGATCATCCTGGCCTCGCTCGCGGTGGGGCATCTGGTGCGGGTCAGCGAGTTCGTCCCCGAGGTGGCGATCAGCGCCATGCTGGTGCTCGGGGTGACCAGGGTCGGCGACACGGCGTGGGCGCGGGTCATGGAGACACTGATCGGCGCGGTCGTCGGCCTCGCCTTCAACCTCCTGCTCGCTCCCCCGGTGTGGGTGGAGGCGGCCGGAGAGTCCATCGAGGACCTGGCCCGGCGGATGCGGCAGCTGATGATCCGCGTCGGCGAGGAGGCCGCGGGCCGCACCCCGGCGGAGGCCGCGGCGGCCCGGCTCCACGAGGCACGGGAACTCGACTTCGACATCGTCGAGGTCGACGCGGCGCTCCAGCAGGCCGAGGACAGCCTGAAGCTCAATCCGCGCGTACGGGAGGGCCTGCTGCACCGGGTCGTGCTGCGCACGGGTCTGGACACGCTGGAGATCTGCACGGTGGTCCTGCGGGTGCTGGCCCGCACCCTGACCGACCTCGCCAAGGAACGGGAGCCCGAACCGCTGTTCGTCCCCCAGGTGGGGGCGGCCGTCGAGCGGCTGCTGGCCGAGATCGGTGACGCCGTGGTCAGCTTCGCGGTGCTGGTGACGACCGATGTCAGCCGCAGCGCCGAGTCCGCGGAGGACAGGCTCACCGCCGAGCTGTCGGCGGCCGCCGCGACCCGCGACAAGCTGGCCCAGCTCCTCCTCGAAGAGGTCCAGCGGGACGCCGCCCAGTGGCAGCTGCACGGTGCCGTGCTGACGGAGGTCAACCGCATCCTCGACGAGCTGGACACCGAGCACCGCTCCAAGAGGCTCCTGGAGGAGCTCGACCGCTGCACCCGTGAACAGCGCGAGCGCTCCCCCCGGCTCACGCGCCTGCGCGACCGCGTGCGCATCCCGCGCCCCCTCCGGCGGAACCGGTCCGGCCTCGCCGGACGTACTACCGGACGTACCGGGTGA
- a CDS encoding lactonase family protein, with product MTNEAAGDQDGRSRRHVLGLLAGAAVPAGLAGCAGSDGTAGPTSSSPARDTPTAPSREAEAGAATGSATTSPSPTRTGPRPLYIGTYTSAEGGGTGIGVATYDVPSGRVTGGGTITGVADPSYLAVHPDGRTLYAVNERTRGGVSAVRLSDRRVLGTRSSGGEAPCQLSVHPGGRWLLSANYGSGSVAVHPVEDSGALGERTDLVVHSSPAPGPGQDRPHAHQVLTSPDGGHVLAVDLGTDTVYTYRLDQSRGTLTEVSRARTRPGAGPRHLTFHPGGRYAYLANEVDNTVVVCAYDPGSGRLAPGDPQPTGTGSGTNYPAQLVVTPDGAYAYLANRGHDSLTRYAVEADGARLRLLDTVPVGGDFPRQIALSPDGGLLFAALQRSSAVSVFRVGSDGGLRRAGGPFASPVAVCALPL from the coding sequence ATGACGAATGAGGCGGCAGGGGATCAGGACGGCAGGAGCAGGCGCCATGTCCTCGGGCTGCTGGCGGGAGCGGCCGTACCGGCCGGCCTGGCCGGGTGCGCGGGCTCCGACGGGACGGCCGGACCCACGTCCTCCTCCCCCGCGCGGGACACTCCGACGGCTCCCTCGCGGGAGGCGGAGGCCGGGGCGGCCACCGGTTCCGCGACCACCTCGCCCTCCCCGACGCGCACCGGCCCCCGGCCGCTCTACATCGGCACGTACACCTCGGCCGAGGGCGGCGGCACCGGCATCGGGGTGGCGACGTACGACGTCCCGAGCGGCCGGGTCACGGGCGGGGGGACGATCACCGGTGTCGCGGACCCGTCGTATCTCGCGGTGCACCCGGACGGCCGGACCCTGTACGCAGTGAACGAGCGCACGCGGGGCGGGGTGAGCGCCGTACGGCTGTCCGACCGCCGGGTGCTCGGCACCCGGAGCAGCGGCGGCGAGGCGCCCTGCCAGCTGTCGGTGCACCCGGGCGGGCGGTGGCTGCTGAGCGCCAACTACGGCTCGGGCAGTGTCGCCGTGCACCCCGTCGAGGACTCGGGAGCCCTGGGCGAGCGCACGGATCTGGTGGTGCACAGCAGTCCGGCGCCGGGTCCCGGGCAGGACAGGCCGCACGCGCACCAGGTCCTCACGAGCCCGGACGGCGGTCATGTGCTCGCCGTCGACCTGGGCACCGACACGGTCTACACCTACCGTCTGGACCAGTCCCGGGGCACGCTCACCGAGGTCTCCCGGGCGCGCACCCGGCCGGGCGCCGGGCCCCGGCACCTCACCTTCCATCCCGGGGGCCGGTACGCCTATCTGGCCAACGAGGTCGACAACACGGTCGTGGTCTGCGCCTACGATCCCGGCAGCGGGCGGCTCGCACCGGGGGACCCGCAGCCCACGGGCACGGGCTCGGGCACGAACTATCCCGCGCAGCTGGTCGTGACGCCGGACGGCGCGTACGCCTATCTCGCCAACCGGGGGCACGACAGCCTCACCCGCTACGCCGTGGAGGCGGACGGCGCGCGGCTGCGGCTGCTCGACACCGTGCCGGTCGGCGGGGACTTCCCGCGCCAGATCGCGCTGTCGCCGGACGGGGGCCTGCTGTTCGCCGCGCTGCAGCGGTCGAGCGCGGTCAGCGTCTTCCGGGTCGGGAGCGATGGCGGACTGCGGCGCGCGGGCGGCCCGTTCGCGTCACCCGTCGCGGTCTGTGCGCTGCCGCTGTAG
- a CDS encoding DUF2470 domain-containing protein, producing the protein MGDRHSWTAAPAAAERARSVLAAAWSCAVTADGGREEFVGAHTVTEDGRVILRVPEDSTLVAAAICAPRGEPSAVLEFADVAPVPVRGRIRARLWIAGWFTPEDGDLEFRPTRIVLREPSGAVVVDLDDFAAAEPDPLVTAESRLLTHLADAHPDAVERLTRLVPHDSLHGAVRVQPLAVDRHGLTLRIERARGDGDVRLTFHKPADDMAQLTERMHILLSQASAASCPRALQRQRTDRDG; encoded by the coding sequence ATGGGTGACCGTCACAGCTGGACGGCCGCGCCCGCCGCGGCCGAGCGCGCCCGCTCGGTGCTCGCCGCGGCGTGGTCCTGCGCGGTGACCGCCGACGGCGGCCGCGAGGAGTTCGTCGGCGCGCACACCGTCACGGAGGACGGCCGTGTCATCCTGCGCGTCCCCGAGGACAGTACGCTCGTCGCCGCCGCGATCTGCGCGCCGCGGGGCGAGCCGTCCGCCGTGCTGGAGTTCGCCGACGTCGCGCCCGTCCCGGTGCGAGGCCGCATCCGGGCCCGGCTGTGGATCGCCGGCTGGTTCACACCCGAGGACGGCGACCTGGAGTTCCGGCCCACCCGCATCGTGCTGCGCGAGCCGTCCGGCGCGGTCGTGGTCGACCTCGACGACTTCGCCGCCGCCGAGCCCGATCCGCTGGTCACCGCCGAGTCCCGGCTGCTGACCCACCTCGCCGACGCCCACCCCGACGCCGTCGAGCGCCTCACCCGGCTCGTCCCGCACGACAGCCTGCACGGCGCCGTACGCGTCCAGCCCCTCGCCGTCGACCGGCACGGCCTGACCCTGCGCATCGAGCGGGCCCGCGGCGACGGCGACGTACGCCTGACGTTCCACAAGCCGGCCGACGACATGGCGCAGCTCACCGAGCGCATGCACATCCTGCTCTCCCAGGCGAGCGCCGCGTCCTGTCCCCGGGCCCTACAGCGGCAGCGCACAGACCGCGACGGGTGA
- a CDS encoding TetR/AcrR family transcriptional regulator, translating to MAARQQERPRRRLSTGERREQLLAVGARLFSESPYDDVWIEQVAEIAGVSRGLLYHYFPNKRDFFAAVVERESERMLRIMTPAPGASARERLGNGLDAFLAHVEEHAHGFRAFHRADATGDQAVRKVYQRALAVQEAQILAALASDAEFAAALEGRPEMRLAVRGWLSFTTAVCLEWLRGAELSREQVRDLCARALFGVLTP from the coding sequence ATGGCAGCCAGGCAGCAGGAGCGCCCGCGGCGTCGGCTCAGCACCGGGGAACGGCGGGAGCAGCTCCTCGCGGTCGGCGCCCGGCTCTTCTCGGAGAGCCCGTACGACGACGTGTGGATCGAGCAGGTGGCCGAGATCGCCGGTGTCTCCCGCGGTCTGCTCTACCACTACTTCCCGAACAAGCGGGACTTCTTCGCGGCCGTCGTGGAGCGCGAGAGCGAGCGGATGCTGCGGATCATGACGCCCGCCCCGGGCGCGTCGGCGCGCGAGCGGCTCGGCAACGGGCTCGACGCCTTCCTCGCCCATGTCGAGGAGCACGCCCACGGCTTCCGGGCCTTCCACCGTGCCGACGCCACCGGCGACCAGGCCGTGCGCAAGGTCTACCAGCGGGCGCTGGCCGTGCAGGAGGCGCAGATCCTGGCGGCGCTGGCCTCGGACGCCGAGTTCGCGGCCGCCCTGGAGGGGCGGCCGGAGATGCGGCTCGCCGTGCGCGGGTGGCTGTCGTTCACGACGGCCGTCTGTCTGGAGTGGCTGCGGGGCGCGGAGCTGTCCCGCGAGCAGGTGCGTGACCTGTGCGCGCGGGCCCTGTTCGGCGTGCTCACGCCCTGA
- a CDS encoding cytochrome P450: protein MTATTGATAVRGFRSAELGWPELHRIPHPPYRIPLLGDVLGTNVRTPVQESVRLGQRLGPIFRRKAFGKEIVFVGGAGLAAEMAEESRFAKHVGVGVANLRPVAGDGLFTAYNHEPNWQLAHDVLAPGFGREAMAGYHPMMLDVAERLTEHWDRAEAAGSSVDVPGDMTKLTLETIARTGFGHDFGSFERTRPHPFVAAMVGTLTYAQRRNVVPDRLVPLLLRGAARQNGADMAYLDETVDAVVRARRSSGGGRGGGDGDLLDRMLETSHPESGERLSAENVRRQVITFLVAGHETTSGALSFALHYLARYPDLAARARAEVDRVWGAAARPGYEQVAKLRYVRRVLDEALRLWPTAPAFSREAREDTVLGGVHPMRRGAWALVLTSMLHRDPEVWGADAERFDPDRFDAAAVRGRAPHTFKPFGTGARACIGRQFALHEATLVLGLLLRRYELVAEPAYRLRVVERLTLMPDGLRLRVQRRVGAVPGAPQEPASPPSPSSPSGCPVAGAGD from the coding sequence ATGACGGCGACGACAGGGGCCACGGCTGTCAGGGGCTTCCGCAGCGCGGAGCTGGGCTGGCCCGAACTGCACCGGATACCGCACCCGCCGTACCGCATCCCCCTCCTCGGTGACGTGCTCGGCACGAACGTGCGCACGCCGGTCCAGGAATCGGTGCGGCTCGGGCAGCGGCTCGGGCCGATCTTCCGGCGCAAGGCGTTCGGCAAGGAGATCGTGTTCGTCGGGGGCGCGGGGCTCGCGGCCGAGATGGCGGAGGAGTCCCGGTTCGCCAAGCACGTGGGCGTCGGCGTCGCCAATCTGCGGCCGGTGGCCGGGGACGGCCTCTTCACCGCGTACAACCACGAGCCGAACTGGCAGCTGGCGCACGACGTCCTCGCCCCGGGCTTCGGCCGGGAGGCGATGGCCGGCTACCACCCGATGATGCTCGACGTCGCCGAGCGGCTGACGGAGCACTGGGACCGGGCGGAGGCGGCGGGCTCCAGCGTGGACGTGCCCGGCGACATGACCAAGCTGACCCTGGAGACGATCGCCCGCACCGGCTTCGGCCACGACTTCGGCTCCTTCGAGCGCACCCGCCCGCACCCCTTCGTCGCCGCCATGGTCGGCACCCTGACCTACGCCCAGCGCCGCAATGTCGTGCCCGACCGGCTGGTCCCGCTGCTGCTGCGCGGTGCCGCCCGGCAGAACGGGGCGGACATGGCGTACCTCGACGAGACGGTCGACGCGGTGGTGCGGGCACGGCGGTCCTCCGGCGGCGGCCGCGGTGGCGGTGACGGCGACCTGCTCGACCGGATGCTGGAGACCTCGCACCCCGAGAGCGGCGAGCGGCTGTCCGCCGAGAACGTCCGGCGGCAGGTCATCACCTTCCTGGTCGCCGGGCACGAGACCACCTCGGGCGCCCTGTCCTTCGCCCTGCACTACCTCGCCCGGTACCCGGACCTGGCCGCCCGCGCCCGCGCCGAGGTGGACCGGGTGTGGGGCGCCGCCGCGCGGCCGGGCTACGAGCAGGTGGCCAAGCTGCGGTACGTGCGCCGGGTGCTCGACGAGGCGCTGCGGCTGTGGCCGACGGCGCCCGCCTTCTCGCGGGAGGCCCGCGAGGACACCGTGCTGGGCGGGGTCCACCCCATGCGGCGGGGCGCCTGGGCGCTGGTGCTGACGTCGATGCTGCACCGGGACCCGGAGGTCTGGGGCGCGGACGCCGAGCGGTTCGACCCGGACCGCTTCGACGCGGCGGCCGTACGCGGCCGGGCCCCGCACACGTTCAAACCCTTCGGCACGGGTGCGCGGGCCTGCATCGGCCGCCAGTTCGCGCTGCACGAGGCCACCCTGGTGCTGGGGCTGTTGCTGCGCCGGTACGAGCTGGTGGCGGAGCCCGCGTACCGGCTGCGGGTGGTGGAGCGACTGACGCTGATGCCGGACGGGCTACGGCTGCGCGTACAGCGGCGGGTGGGCGCGGTGCCGGGCGCCCCCCAGGAGCCGGCGTCACCTCCGTCGCCCTCGTCGCCGTCAGGCTGTCCAGTGGCCGGGGCGGGTGACTGA
- a CDS encoding pentapeptide repeat-containing protein codes for MEHGSGEALDQLDQHDQRDRRALRVLRADCGRCFGLCCVALPFSASADFAVDKAAGTACGNLGDDFRCGIHTRLRAEGFNGCTVYDCFGAGQRVSQVTFGGESWRTGGPGHARRMFDVFPVVRQLHELLWYVTEALTLPAARPVHADLRRVRAETERLAGGTPEELGELDVAAHRQRVNVLLLRVSELMRAGAEGRKRNRRGADLMGARLKGADLRKADLRGAYLIAADLTGADLRGADLIGADLRDADLRDADLTGAFFLTQPQLQAARGSAGTRLPASVTRPGHWTA; via the coding sequence ATGGAACACGGATCCGGCGAGGCCCTCGACCAGCTCGACCAGCACGACCAGCGCGACCGGCGGGCCCTGCGCGTGCTGCGCGCGGACTGCGGCAGATGCTTCGGCCTGTGCTGTGTCGCCCTGCCCTTCTCCGCCTCGGCCGACTTCGCCGTCGACAAGGCCGCGGGCACGGCGTGCGGCAACCTCGGGGACGACTTCCGGTGCGGGATCCACACCCGGCTGCGTGCCGAGGGCTTCAACGGCTGCACGGTCTACGACTGCTTCGGTGCCGGACAGCGGGTCTCGCAGGTCACCTTCGGGGGCGAGAGCTGGCGTACGGGCGGCCCCGGGCACGCCCGGCGGATGTTCGACGTCTTCCCGGTCGTACGCCAACTCCACGAGCTGCTCTGGTACGTGACCGAGGCGCTGACCCTCCCCGCCGCCCGCCCGGTGCACGCCGACCTCCGCCGGGTCCGCGCGGAGACCGAGCGGCTGGCCGGCGGAACGCCCGAGGAACTGGGCGAGCTGGACGTCGCCGCGCACCGGCAGCGCGTCAACGTGCTGCTGCTGCGGGTCAGCGAACTCATGCGCGCGGGGGCCGAAGGACGCAAGCGGAACCGGCGCGGCGCCGACCTCATGGGCGCCCGCCTCAAGGGCGCCGACCTGCGCAAGGCCGACCTGCGCGGCGCCTACCTGATAGCGGCCGACCTCACCGGGGCCGATCTGCGGGGCGCGGATCTGATCGGCGCCGACCTCCGCGACGCCGACCTCCGCGACGCGGACCTGACCGGCGCCTTCTTCCTGACCCAGCCCCAGCTCCAGGCGGCACGTGGCAGCGCCGGGACCCGGCTGCCGGCGTCAGTCACCCGCCCCGGCCACTGGACAGCCTGA
- a CDS encoding PIG-L deacetylase family protein — MTDPRKHQPEQLAPMPDDWRRALAVVAHPDDLEYGCSAAIAAWTDEGREVAYVLATRGEAGIDTLEPARCGPLREREQRASAAVVGVTEVEFLDHEDGVVQYGPALRRDIAAAVRRHRPELVITLNHRDTWGGVAWNTPDHVAVGRATLDAAGDAGNRWIFPELLAQGLQPWDGVRWVAVAGSATPTHAVDAGPGLDRAVASLLEHRTYLEVLTKEDPESYVRDFLTGHARTTGERFGGRPAVAFEVFPR, encoded by the coding sequence ATGACCGACCCGCGGAAACACCAGCCGGAGCAGCTCGCCCCCATGCCCGACGACTGGCGGCGCGCCCTCGCCGTCGTGGCCCACCCGGACGACCTGGAGTACGGCTGCTCGGCGGCGATCGCCGCGTGGACCGACGAGGGCCGCGAGGTCGCCTATGTGCTCGCGACGCGCGGCGAGGCCGGCATCGACACCCTGGAGCCCGCCCGGTGCGGCCCCCTGCGGGAGAGGGAACAGCGTGCGAGCGCGGCCGTCGTGGGCGTCACGGAGGTCGAGTTCCTCGACCACGAGGACGGCGTCGTCCAGTACGGGCCCGCCCTGCGCCGGGACATCGCGGCGGCCGTCCGGCGGCACCGCCCCGAACTGGTCATCACCCTCAACCACCGCGACACCTGGGGCGGGGTCGCCTGGAACACCCCCGACCACGTGGCGGTGGGCCGGGCCACCCTGGACGCCGCCGGGGACGCGGGGAACCGCTGGATCTTCCCCGAACTCCTCGCACAGGGGCTCCAGCCCTGGGACGGCGTCCGCTGGGTCGCCGTCGCCGGTTCGGCCACCCCCACCCACGCGGTGGACGCCGGCCCCGGCCTCGACCGGGCCGTCGCCTCCCTCCTGGAACACCGCACCTACCTCGAGGTGCTCACGAAGGAGGACCCCGAGTCCTATGTCCGCGACTTCCTCACGGGACATGCCCGGACCACGGGGGAGAGGTTCGGCGGCAGACCGGCCGTGGCCTTCGAGGTGTTCCCCCGCTGA
- a CDS encoding alpha/beta fold hydrolase, with translation MSVSYRQPGVVLTDRRFTVPLDHDRPAGERIELYAREVVASDKADAQLPWLVYLQGGPGFGANRFVGREAWLGRALEEYRVLLLDQRGTGASTPANRQTLPLRGGPVEQADYLAHFRSDSIVRDCETIRPEVTGGAPWAVLGQSFGGFCAVTYLSEAPEGLSTVLVTGGLPSLDGTADDVYEAAFPRIERKVAAHYARYPQDVERARRIAEHLLGHDIVLPGGYRFTVEAFQSLGILLGRGDGSHRLHFLLEDAFVTTPRGPELSDAFQEEVQGLLSYAGHPLYALLHEAIYGQDAGPTDWAAERVRRRLPQFDAAKALTGDGPVLFTGESVHPWMFDNDPALRPLRETARSLAEDRGWLPLYDPERLARNEVPVAAAVYHDDMYVDTAHSLRTARAVRGLRTWVTDEFEHDGVRAGGPRVLDRLLALARDEV, from the coding sequence TTGTCCGTCAGCTACCGGCAGCCCGGTGTCGTCCTCACCGACCGCCGCTTCACCGTCCCCCTCGACCACGACCGCCCGGCGGGGGAGCGGATCGAGCTCTACGCGCGCGAGGTCGTCGCGAGCGACAAGGCGGACGCCCAACTGCCCTGGCTGGTCTACCTGCAGGGCGGCCCCGGCTTCGGCGCGAACCGCTTCGTCGGCCGGGAGGCCTGGCTCGGCCGGGCCCTTGAGGAGTACCGGGTCCTCCTCCTGGACCAGCGCGGCACGGGCGCCTCCACCCCCGCCAACCGCCAGACCCTCCCGCTGCGCGGCGGCCCCGTCGAACAGGCCGACTACCTCGCCCACTTCCGCTCCGACTCCATCGTCCGCGACTGCGAGACCATCCGCCCCGAGGTCACCGGTGGCGCCCCCTGGGCCGTCCTCGGCCAGAGCTTCGGCGGCTTCTGCGCGGTCACCTATCTCTCCGAGGCGCCCGAGGGACTGAGCACGGTCCTCGTCACCGGCGGGCTGCCCTCCCTCGACGGCACCGCCGACGACGTCTACGAGGCCGCCTTCCCGCGCATCGAGCGCAAGGTCGCCGCGCACTACGCCCGTTACCCGCAGGACGTCGAGCGGGCCCGGCGGATCGCCGAGCACCTGCTCGGGCACGACATCGTCCTCCCCGGCGGCTACCGGTTCACCGTCGAGGCGTTCCAGTCCCTCGGCATCCTCCTCGGCCGCGGCGACGGCAGCCACCGCCTGCACTTCCTGCTGGAGGACGCCTTCGTCACCACCCCCCGGGGCCCCGAACTCTCCGACGCCTTCCAGGAGGAGGTCCAAGGCCTGCTGTCCTACGCGGGCCACCCGCTGTACGCGCTCCTCCACGAGGCGATCTACGGCCAGGACGCGGGCCCCACCGACTGGGCGGCCGAACGGGTGCGCCGGCGCCTGCCGCAGTTCGACGCCGCCAAGGCGCTGACGGGCGACGGCCCGGTGCTCTTCACGGGCGAGTCCGTCCACCCCTGGATGTTCGACAACGACCCCGCCCTGCGCCCGCTGCGCGAGACCGCGCGGAGCCTGGCCGAGGACCGGGGCTGGCTGCCGCTCTACGATCCGGAGCGCCTCGCCCGCAACGAGGTCCCGGTCGCCGCCGCGGTCTACCACGACGACATGTACGTCGACACGGCCCACTCCCTGCGGACCGCCCGTGCCGTCCGGGGTCTGCGCACCTGGGTCACGGACGAGTTCGAACACGACGGCGTACGGGCCGGGGGACCGCGCGTGCTGGACCGGTTGCTGGCGCTGGCGAGGGACGAGGTGTGA
- a CDS encoding LacI family DNA-binding transcriptional regulator codes for MSQPVGIKDVAAAAGVSVGTVSNVINRPDSVASGTRARVLAAIDRLGYVRSESARQLRAGRSRIMGLLVLDMGNPFFVDVARGAERAARDAGLGVMVCNSAQSASEESEYLSLFAEQRVRGVLLTPADATGRNIAAFRRHGIPFVLVDRVAEGTTECSVSVDDVAGGALAVRHLIDAGHRSLAYVSGPAGFNQVRDRRTGALGALREAGLGADALRELPTERLDVAAGRDAGARLLGLVDRPTAVFCANDLLALGVLQAMYAAGVSVPDDLAIVGYDDIEFAAAAAVPLTSVRQPAVTMGALAAELLLEETEAETAPVRHEHRRVVLQPELVVRRSSLSAR; via the coding sequence ATGTCGCAGCCGGTGGGTATCAAGGACGTCGCCGCAGCCGCCGGAGTCTCCGTCGGCACGGTCTCCAACGTCATCAACCGGCCCGACTCGGTGGCCTCCGGAACCCGGGCCCGCGTGCTGGCCGCGATCGACCGCCTCGGCTACGTCCGCAGCGAGTCGGCGCGCCAGCTGCGGGCGGGGCGGAGCCGGATCATGGGGCTGCTCGTGCTCGACATGGGCAACCCCTTCTTCGTCGACGTCGCGCGCGGTGCCGAGAGGGCCGCGCGCGACGCCGGACTCGGCGTGATGGTCTGCAACAGCGCGCAGAGCGCGAGCGAGGAGTCCGAGTACCTCTCGCTGTTCGCCGAACAACGGGTGCGCGGCGTGCTGCTCACCCCCGCCGACGCGACGGGCCGCAACATCGCCGCGTTCCGCCGTCACGGCATCCCCTTCGTCCTCGTCGACCGGGTCGCCGAGGGCACCACCGAGTGCTCGGTCTCCGTCGACGACGTCGCGGGCGGCGCCCTCGCCGTCCGGCATCTGATCGACGCGGGTCACCGCTCCCTCGCCTACGTCAGCGGACCGGCGGGTTTCAACCAGGTCCGCGACCGCCGCACGGGCGCCCTGGGCGCCCTGCGCGAGGCGGGCCTCGGCGCCGACGCCCTGCGCGAGCTGCCCACCGAGCGCCTCGACGTGGCCGCCGGCCGGGACGCGGGCGCCCGTCTCCTCGGCCTGGTCGACCGTCCCACCGCCGTCTTCTGCGCCAACGACCTGCTCGCCCTCGGCGTGCTCCAGGCCATGTACGCGGCCGGCGTGAGCGTCCCCGACGACCTCGCCATCGTCGGCTACGACGACATCGAGTTCGCCGCCGCGGCCGCCGTCCCCCTCACCTCCGTACGGCAGCCCGCCGTCACCATGGGCGCCCTCGCCGCCGAACTCCTGCTGGAGGAGACCGAGGCCGAGACCGCGCCCGTCCGGCACGAGCACCGGCGGGTCGTCCTCCAGCCGGAACTGGTGGTGCGGCGCTCCAGCCTCTCGGCACGCTGA